A window from Nitrospiraceae bacterium encodes these proteins:
- a CDS encoding DsbC family protein: MNIQKNKIFICLFLLSAVTFYLAVFYSTPALSSGGCESDCKKCHTLNNAEVKNILSKIKVPEAKILDVQISPVRGLWEVSIENKGQRGLFYVDFSKKYVVAGQVQIIEVNDGVNKTSERLKKLNRDKRVDTGKIPLKNALIIGDKKAPKKIIVFTDPDCPVCGRFHSELKKVVEQKKDIVVYLKLFPLSIHPDAYWKSQSILCSKSLELLEANFANKPIPKPSCKTDDVDKNMKLTQEIGISATPTSILPDGSVQVGFVEAAELIRIIDSIKTKAGKK; the protein is encoded by the coding sequence TTTTCATATGCCTGTTTTTATTATCAGCCGTTACTTTTTATCTGGCAGTTTTTTATTCAACTCCAGCGCTTAGTTCAGGCGGTTGTGAGAGCGACTGCAAAAAATGCCATACATTAAATAATGCAGAAGTTAAAAATATCCTTTCGAAGATAAAAGTTCCGGAGGCAAAAATACTGGATGTCCAGATTAGCCCTGTAAGAGGACTCTGGGAAGTCTCGATAGAAAACAAGGGACAGCGCGGGCTTTTTTATGTAGATTTTTCAAAAAAATACGTAGTAGCTGGACAAGTCCAAATTATTGAAGTAAATGACGGAGTTAATAAGACAAGCGAAAGGCTGAAAAAACTTAATAGAGATAAAAGAGTTGATACAGGCAAAATTCCCCTGAAAAACGCCTTAATTATCGGAGATAAAAAAGCGCCTAAAAAAATAATAGTATTCACTGACCCTGACTGCCCTGTGTGCGGAAGATTTCACAGCGAACTTAAGAAAGTTGTTGAGCAGAAAAAAGACATAGTTGTCTATCTTAAACTCTTTCCTCTGTCAATACACCCTGATGCATACTGGAAATCACAGAGCATACTCTGCAGTAAATCTTTGGAGCTTCTCGAGGCAAATTTTGCAAACAAGCCCATACCAAAACCATCATGCAAAACAGATGACGTGGATAAAAACATGAAACTGACTCAGGAGATCGGCATATCAGCTACACCGACATCGATATTGCCCGACGGTTCTGTTCAGGTGGGTTTTGTTGAAGCTGCTGAACTCATAAGAATCATTGACTCAATAAAAACAAAGGCAGGGAAAAAATGA